One Cricetulus griseus strain 17A/GY chromosome 5, alternate assembly CriGri-PICRH-1.0, whole genome shotgun sequence genomic window carries:
- the Kiss1 gene encoding metastasis-suppressor KiSS-1 gives MTALASWQLLLLLCVTIFGEPLAKVAPVANPGPTGQRPGPQELINAWEKGPRCAERKPGVAGLRARRTSPCPPVESSAGRPRPVCAARSRLIPAPRGAVLVQREKDLSAYNWNSFGLRYGRRQAARAARATRAARG, from the exons ATGACCGCGTTGGCTTCTTGGCAGCTGCTTCTTCTCCTCTGTGTCACCATCTTTGGGGAGCCACTGGCAAAGGTGGCACCTGTGGCGAACCCTGGACCCACAG GTCAGCGGCCCGGACCCCAGGAACTCATCAATGCCTGGGAAAAAGGCCCGCGGTGCGCAGAGAGGAAACCTGGGGTTGCAGGGCTGAGAGCCCGTCGGACCTCGCCGTGCCCACCTGTCGAGAGCTCCGCGGGGCGCCCGCGGCCCGTGTGCGCTGCTCGCAGTCGCCTGATCCCGGCACCGCGCGGAGCGGTGCTGGTGCAGCGCGAGAAGGACCTGTCAGCCTACAACTGGAACTCCTTCGGCCTGCGCTATGGCAGGAGGCAGGCGGCGCGGGCAGCGCGGGCAACACGAGCAGCGCGGGGCTGA